From a single Aquincola tertiaricarbonis genomic region:
- a CDS encoding MBL fold metallo-hydrolase produces the protein MKTLANPGRRQLASICLAFCTLPAAFAAQAQTAAPPALELVVLGSGGPGATGRAGSAYAVLVDGVARVFVDAGPGSFVRLGEAKLALGRADIVLLTHLHVDHAGGLPGLFKARAVSNRGPVDFKIFGPAGRRALDADDADFPATSRFIDLLFGKQGAFGYLKDFSAPLRFQVNDIDAPATASALPEVHTVFDEGGLRISAVAGHHRDAPAVVYRIDHAGKSITFSGDIDASGLAGLRRIAQGTSLLVFNSVVLDPPGSPDVLYTLHTPPKAIGEVADAVRAGQLLLSHLSPALDAQRDAVKASIAAHYAGGVVFAQDGQRLAP, from the coding sequence ATGAAAACTCTTGCCAACCCTGGCCGGCGCCAACTGGCTTCGATCTGTCTGGCCTTTTGCACGCTGCCCGCCGCATTCGCCGCCCAGGCCCAGACGGCCGCCCCGCCGGCGCTGGAACTGGTGGTGCTGGGCTCGGGCGGCCCGGGTGCCACCGGCCGTGCGGGTTCGGCCTATGCCGTGTTGGTGGATGGCGTGGCGCGTGTCTTCGTCGACGCCGGCCCGGGATCTTTCGTGCGCCTGGGTGAAGCCAAGCTGGCGCTGGGTCGGGCCGACATCGTGCTGCTGACGCACCTTCATGTGGACCATGCCGGTGGACTGCCAGGCCTCTTCAAGGCCCGTGCGGTGTCCAACCGCGGGCCGGTCGATTTCAAGATCTTCGGGCCGGCAGGGCGGCGTGCGCTCGATGCCGACGATGCCGACTTCCCGGCCACCAGCCGCTTCATCGACCTCTTGTTCGGCAAGCAGGGCGCCTTCGGCTACCTGAAGGACTTCTCGGCGCCGCTGCGCTTTCAAGTGAACGACATCGACGCACCCGCCACGGCGTCAGCCCTGCCCGAAGTGCACACGGTGTTCGATGAGGGCGGCCTGCGCATCAGCGCCGTGGCCGGCCACCACCGCGACGCACCGGCAGTGGTCTACCGCATCGACCACGCCGGCAAGAGCATCACCTTCAGCGGCGACATCGACGCCAGCGGGCTGGCGGGTCTGCGGCGAATCGCCCAAGGCACCAGCCTGCTGGTCTTCAACAGCGTGGTGCTCGACCCACCCGGCTCGCCCGACGTGCTGTACACCTTGCACACGCCACCCAAGGCCATCGGCGAAGTGGCCGATGCGGTGCGCGCCGGCCAGCTGCTGCTGAGCCACCTGTCACCTGCGCTCGACGCGCAGCGTGATGCCGTCAAGGCGTCGATTGCCGCGCACTACGCCGGCGGGGTGGTGTTTG
- a CDS encoding beta-propeller fold lactonase family protein produces MNTFFRTTALALCSTFVLVAASVPANAANAAEATPARVTFDGQIRNNSLALSPDEATAVVSYSERPDVIVYDLATGAVRGVLRGYVTPRNIVFAPDGKSFYVSDSSLGTVTRLDTTTLKPLATASTLAAGPGAFGTALSKDGSALYVNNQASSTVTRLDTASGQAKAVITGFAQPRQGVRLSPDGAKLYVTNFLGDKVTIVDTQTDKIEGEITGFNKIRAISVTADGKTLFAANSGSNDIAVVDIAARRVTGTVPVGRDPYGAALTPDGRFVYSGNLADNTVSVIDVATLKVVATIAGFKQPRQAIVFTRDGKTAYVLNEDLSISKVERAGQRIVATVAAAQAVAAY; encoded by the coding sequence ATGAATACCTTCTTCCGCACCACCGCGCTGGCCTTGTGCAGCACCTTCGTCCTCGTCGCCGCCAGCGTGCCCGCCAACGCCGCCAACGCCGCCGAAGCCACCCCGGCCCGCGTCACCTTCGACGGCCAGATCCGCAACAACTCGCTGGCGCTGAGCCCCGACGAGGCCACCGCCGTGGTGTCTTACAGCGAGCGCCCGGACGTCATCGTCTACGACCTGGCCACCGGTGCCGTGCGCGGTGTGCTGCGCGGCTACGTCACGCCGCGCAACATCGTGTTCGCGCCCGACGGCAAGAGCTTCTATGTCTCCGACAGCAGCCTGGGCACGGTGACGCGCCTGGACACCACCACGCTCAAGCCGCTGGCCACCGCGTCGACGCTGGCGGCCGGCCCCGGCGCCTTCGGCACCGCGCTCAGCAAGGACGGCAGCGCGCTGTACGTCAACAACCAGGCCAGCAGCACCGTGACGCGACTGGACACCGCCAGCGGGCAGGCCAAGGCGGTGATCACCGGCTTTGCGCAGCCGCGCCAGGGCGTGCGCCTGAGCCCGGACGGCGCGAAGCTCTACGTCACCAACTTCCTGGGCGACAAGGTGACCATCGTCGACACGCAGACCGACAAGATCGAGGGCGAGATCACCGGCTTCAACAAGATCCGCGCCATCTCCGTCACCGCCGACGGCAAGACCCTGTTTGCGGCCAACAGCGGCAGCAACGACATCGCGGTGGTGGACATCGCCGCGCGCCGCGTCACCGGCACCGTGCCGGTGGGCCGCGACCCCTACGGCGCCGCGCTCACGCCCGACGGCCGCTTCGTCTACTCGGGCAACTTGGCCGACAACACGGTGTCGGTGATCGACGTGGCCACGTTGAAGGTGGTCGCCACCATCGCCGGCTTCAAGCAGCCGCGCCAGGCCATCGTGTTCACGCGCGACGGCAAGACGGCCTACGTGCTGAACGAGGACCTGAGCATCTCCAAGGTCGAGCGTGCCGGGCAGCGAATCGTCGCCACGGTGGCCGCTGCGCAGGCGGTGGCGGCGTACTGA
- a CDS encoding YeiH family putative sulfate export transporter — MRLQLAALLPGLALSGALAATGIALGHIGWLQDHGFSALTLAIVLGMLVGNTVYPLVPRLAAASGAGVNVSKQNLLRLGVVLYGLRLTVQDIGHVGIAGVAIDALVLGSTFALACFIGTRWLGLDRKTAMLIGAGSSICGAAAVMAAEPVVKARAEQVTVAVATVVVFGTLAIFLYPALFELNQHWALIPGGANGFGIYAGSTIHEVAQVVAAARSVGPDAANSAVIAKMVRVMMLAPFLVMLSAWLARDDKRHAHTSAATGQAPGKLAVPWFAFGFVAVVLFNSLQWLPASVVAVTTEIDTALLAMAMAALGLSTHIGAIRKAGAKPLLLALILFGWLIVGGALINRWVPALLG, encoded by the coding sequence TTGCGCTTGCAGTTGGCAGCCCTGCTGCCCGGCCTGGCCTTGAGCGGCGCCCTGGCCGCGACCGGCATCGCGCTGGGCCACATCGGCTGGCTGCAGGACCACGGCTTCAGTGCGCTGACGCTGGCCATCGTGTTGGGCATGCTGGTGGGCAACACGGTCTATCCGCTGGTGCCGCGCTTGGCCGCGGCCAGCGGTGCCGGCGTCAACGTGTCCAAGCAGAACCTGCTGCGCCTGGGGGTCGTGCTGTACGGCCTGCGGCTGACGGTGCAGGACATCGGCCACGTCGGCATCGCCGGCGTCGCCATCGACGCGCTGGTGCTGGGCTCGACCTTCGCGCTGGCCTGCTTCATCGGCACGCGCTGGTTGGGCCTGGACCGCAAGACGGCGATGCTGATCGGCGCCGGCAGCTCCATCTGCGGCGCCGCCGCGGTGATGGCTGCCGAACCGGTGGTCAAGGCGCGCGCCGAGCAGGTAACGGTGGCGGTGGCCACGGTGGTGGTGTTCGGCACGCTGGCGATCTTTCTGTACCCGGCGCTGTTCGAGCTGAACCAGCACTGGGCGCTGATTCCGGGTGGCGCCAACGGCTTCGGCATCTATGCCGGCTCGACCATCCACGAGGTGGCCCAGGTGGTGGCCGCGGCGCGTTCGGTGGGCCCGGACGCGGCCAACTCGGCCGTCATCGCGAAGATGGTGCGGGTGATGATGCTGGCGCCGTTCCTGGTGATGTTGTCGGCCTGGCTGGCACGTGACGACAAACGCCACGCCCACACTTCCGCCGCCACGGGCCAGGCCCCAGGCAAGCTCGCCGTGCCCTGGTTCGCCTTCGGCTTCGTCGCGGTGGTGTTGTTCAACTCGCTGCAGTGGCTGCCGGCCTCGGTGGTGGCGGTGACCACCGAGATCGACACCGCGCTGCTGGCCATGGCCATGGCCGCACTCGGCCTGTCCACGCACATCGGCGCCATCCGCAAGGCCGGTGCCAAGCCGCTGTTGCTGGCGCTGATCCTGTTCGGCTGGCTCATCGTCGGCGGTGCCTTGATCAACCGCTGGGTACCGGCCCTGCTCGGCTGA
- a CDS encoding LysR family transcriptional regulator: MDVLRLTLRQLQIFVAVARSGSTTAASAEIALSQSATSSAVNELERLLSLRLFDRAGKRLLLNDNGRALLPRALALLDGAAGIEQMSRDGSAQAQSLRIGASTTIGNYVLPKLLAGFMGAQQPGSAAAWRSKVVIGNTAAICDAVTAFELDVGLIEGPSHQPELVVTPWLQDEMVVVAAPDSALAQSSRAGDRIPLRTLREAVWLVRETGSGTREATDQSLLPHLRSYRRSIELGSSEAIQRAAQEGLGVACLSAWVVNDALEAGRLCRVSTTLPRQLRQCHLVVHREKQSTPALLAFIAQADATTGAAR; this comes from the coding sequence GTGGACGTGCTTCGACTCACCCTGCGTCAGCTGCAGATTTTTGTCGCCGTGGCGCGCAGCGGCAGCACCACGGCGGCCAGCGCTGAGATAGCGCTGTCGCAATCGGCCACCAGTTCGGCCGTCAACGAGCTGGAACGCCTGCTGTCGCTGCGCCTGTTCGACCGCGCCGGCAAACGCCTGCTGTTGAACGACAACGGCCGCGCGCTGTTGCCGCGGGCTTTGGCTTTGCTCGACGGCGCCGCAGGCATCGAGCAGATGTCGCGCGACGGCAGCGCGCAGGCGCAGTCGCTGCGCATCGGCGCCAGCACGACGATTGGCAACTACGTGTTGCCCAAGCTGCTCGCTGGCTTCATGGGGGCACAGCAGCCCGGCAGCGCCGCCGCCTGGCGGTCGAAGGTCGTTATCGGGAACACCGCCGCCATCTGCGATGCCGTGACCGCTTTCGAACTCGACGTGGGGCTGATCGAGGGGCCCAGCCACCAGCCGGAGCTGGTGGTCACCCCCTGGCTGCAAGACGAGATGGTGGTCGTGGCTGCGCCCGACAGTGCGCTGGCCCAGTCAAGCCGGGCGGGCGATCGCATTCCCCTGCGCACGCTGCGTGAGGCGGTCTGGCTGGTTCGCGAAACGGGCTCTGGCACGCGCGAGGCCACCGACCAGAGCTTGCTGCCCCACCTGCGTTCTTACCGGCGCAGCATCGAGCTAGGCAGTTCGGAGGCCATCCAGCGTGCCGCTCAGGAAGGGTTGGGGGTGGCTTGCCTGTCCGCCTGGGTAGTGAACGATGCGCTGGAAGCTGGACGTCTGTGCCGCGTCTCCACGACATTGCCGCGGCAGCTTCGGCAATGTCATCTGGTTGTGCATCGTGAGAAGCAGTCGACGCCCGCGTTGCTGGCGTTCATCGCCCAGGCAGATGCGACCACTGGGGCTGCCCGCTAA
- a CDS encoding DNA repair protein, producing the protein MPSRAAQAGPGGFSYYDQVCLPENEKDLHWAHAGRCYRSQVVIRMNGRTASRRRTEAYLLTLDDAGTWSPAALPDGTVSDGKVETYARCVEAICGPAETFFTSVFSAQGKRQLSTYRNGEIKALLADLLGQEDIRALGQKAGETARQLKAALAALRAEATAFDAERQRLEDDARRWQGADERVKAAQASRQAAHEQREAARTHEASLMALQEQAKAAESRRAQLVEELAGARAQGDRTLQDLRTQDREATEQLARLDGRVAQRVAQARAQRERLEARIRSLQRALADQGAVARAGRRLPLATEVVRRREDRVLALRDAVQDLARRRDAVAGIGQRLASLEREAGQAALQAEDLSRRLALSNRVPCSGMPMQGQCTLLSDAREATALAPSALQRIRQLAAERDSLRLELQAQQEAVSLNVGAPQSLSRAECQSRRALARQTAYAALAARGAEIGQARAGLVEAEVELAALPRTQDPSAGADIAIDTDSEAAERQQIIASRMRVAERVSLLEAQTQAAIQRLQTAIDALPSPPDAARLVQARAQVERWQGVLEEAERAHLAAVRDAQALAALSTQMEEHGRRRDAAAARTARVEQELANWLLFTRCMGNDGLIALAIDDAGPTLSGLVNDLLLACYGPRFTVAIETLQETAKGEQREGFDIRVYDAESGEAKSVTAMSGGERVWISCRSRHEIHYAENPDMPSPRSGRRPRPCNCAAGACEAMRHNTSGFGTMSPDARGGKSLSLMSGGERTFIDACLTRAVALYLAQNTGRRFDTLFSDEADGPLDPEHKRMFMAMKREVLQLGGYRQEFFITQTPHLATMADAIIDLDAMQVDALRDVALVAEEARM; encoded by the coding sequence ATGCCGTCGCGGGCGGCGCAGGCCGGGCCGGGCGGATTCTCGTACTACGACCAGGTCTGTCTGCCCGAGAACGAGAAGGATCTGCACTGGGCGCACGCCGGGCGCTGCTACCGCTCGCAGGTGGTCATCCGAATGAACGGTCGAACCGCGAGCCGCCGCAGGACCGAGGCCTACCTGCTGACGCTGGATGACGCCGGAACGTGGTCTCCCGCCGCGCTGCCCGATGGCACCGTCTCCGATGGCAAGGTCGAGACCTATGCGCGATGCGTCGAGGCCATCTGCGGGCCAGCGGAGACCTTCTTCACGTCGGTCTTCTCGGCCCAGGGCAAGCGGCAGCTCAGCACCTACCGCAACGGCGAGATCAAGGCCCTGCTGGCCGATCTGCTGGGGCAGGAGGACATCCGCGCGCTCGGTCAGAAGGCGGGCGAGACGGCGCGGCAGCTGAAGGCGGCGCTGGCGGCGTTGCGCGCTGAAGCGACCGCGTTCGATGCCGAGCGCCAGCGGTTGGAGGATGACGCCCGTCGATGGCAGGGCGCGGATGAGAGGGTCAAGGCGGCGCAAGCCAGCCGGCAGGCGGCCCATGAACAACGGGAGGCTGCGCGAACGCACGAGGCGTCGTTGATGGCCCTGCAGGAGCAGGCCAAGGCTGCCGAGAGCCGGCGAGCGCAGTTGGTGGAGGAACTGGCGGGCGCCCGTGCCCAGGGTGATCGCACCCTGCAGGACCTGCGCACGCAGGACCGGGAGGCAACGGAGCAACTCGCACGGCTCGACGGTCGTGTGGCGCAGCGTGTCGCGCAGGCCAGGGCGCAGCGCGAACGACTGGAGGCCCGCATCCGGTCCCTGCAGCGGGCGCTGGCGGACCAGGGCGCGGTCGCTCGAGCCGGCCGCCGTCTGCCGCTGGCGACAGAGGTGGTGCGTCGCCGCGAGGACCGCGTGCTGGCGCTTCGCGATGCCGTCCAGGACCTTGCGCGTCGTCGCGATGCTGTCGCAGGGATCGGGCAGCGGCTGGCATCGCTCGAGCGCGAGGCGGGCCAGGCCGCGCTCCAGGCGGAAGACCTGAGCCGCCGCCTGGCCCTGAGCAACCGCGTGCCCTGCAGCGGCATGCCCATGCAGGGTCAATGCACCCTTTTGTCGGACGCACGCGAAGCGACCGCGCTGGCGCCGAGCGCCCTGCAGCGGATTCGTCAACTCGCTGCGGAGCGGGACAGTCTTCGGCTTGAACTGCAGGCCCAGCAAGAGGCGGTGAGCCTCAACGTTGGCGCACCGCAGAGCCTGAGCCGAGCCGAGTGCCAGTCGAGGCGAGCCCTGGCCCGTCAGACGGCCTATGCCGCCTTGGCTGCGCGCGGGGCGGAGATAGGCCAGGCGCGCGCGGGTCTTGTCGAAGCGGAGGTCGAACTCGCCGCTCTTCCTCGAACTCAAGACCCGTCGGCCGGGGCGGACATCGCGATCGACACCGACTCCGAGGCTGCTGAGCGCCAGCAGATCATCGCCAGCCGCATGCGCGTTGCCGAGCGAGTCTCGCTGCTGGAAGCTCAGACCCAGGCGGCCATCCAGCGACTCCAGACCGCGATCGATGCACTGCCGTCACCGCCGGATGCTGCGCGGCTCGTACAGGCCCGGGCCCAGGTGGAGCGCTGGCAGGGTGTTCTCGAAGAGGCGGAGCGCGCGCATCTGGCCGCTGTCCGCGACGCGCAGGCGCTTGCCGCCCTGTCGACCCAGATGGAGGAGCATGGCCGGAGGCGCGACGCAGCCGCAGCCCGCACGGCACGGGTGGAGCAGGAACTCGCCAACTGGCTGCTGTTCACCCGCTGCATGGGCAACGATGGCCTGATCGCGCTGGCCATTGACGATGCGGGCCCGACGTTGTCAGGCCTGGTGAACGATCTGCTGCTGGCCTGCTATGGCCCGCGCTTCACGGTGGCCATCGAGACCCTGCAGGAGACGGCCAAGGGCGAGCAGCGCGAGGGCTTCGACATCCGCGTCTACGACGCGGAGTCGGGCGAGGCCAAGAGCGTCACGGCGATGAGCGGCGGCGAGAGGGTCTGGATCTCATGCCGATCACGGCATGAGATCCACTATGCCGAGAACCCGGACATGCCGAGTCCGCGATCCGGCCGGCGTCCCCGCCCCTGCAACTGCGCCGCAGGTGCCTGCGAAGCGATGCGGCATAACACGTCGGGATTCGGGACGATGAGCCCAGACGCGCGCGGCGGCAAGAGCCTCAGCCTGATGAGCGGCGGTGAGCGAACTTTCATCGACGCCTGCCTGACGCGCGCGGTCGCCCTGTACTTGGCCCAGAACACCGGACGGCGATTCGACACGCTGTTCTCCGACGAGGCCGATGGGCCGTTGGACCCAGAACACAAGCGCATGTTCATGGCCATGAAGCGCGAAGTCCTTCAGCTCGGCGGCTACCGGCAGGAGTTCTTCATCACCCAGACCCCGCACCTCGCAACGATGGCCGATGCAATCATCGACCTCGACGCCATGCAGGTCGATGCGCTTCGGGACGTTGCACTCGTCGCTGAAGAAGCCAGGATGTAG
- a CDS encoding tyrosine-type recombinase/integrase yields the protein MVTILRKASLPNPADVATRLAPMAAKALTLSLREPRPAGFPLLFTKHWQLIEPAVAYLHEHSIQRAHTPDTLRTYAEILYDWFETLEQNDIAWNSADAVDLVAYRNRMMTQPSSHTGRPYCTTTINHRVRGVLRFYAWAVRTHWLSESPLADKAGDFGVARRHRSTRMRYAPDGARNLFVLRQHEPLPRPLVSEQARELLATLSPPYDLMARWQLCTGLRVSELLRLSVTDIGEQPPPAASHHTIEILRKGRKPGYVVAPASLVDETNGYRSGLRRAWLRRARRNGRTTDTSPLFINARGAPAGKNAYQRAVSSAGQACGFKATTHLLRATFACMLLARLEHLANEGANVNPLVVVKILLGHEHVETTDRYLRAIAVDACVLKRVLDTLLSGAQEP from the coding sequence ATGGTGACGATCCTTCGCAAGGCCTCATTGCCGAATCCCGCCGACGTTGCCACGCGCTTGGCGCCGATGGCAGCGAAGGCGTTGACGCTTTCGCTTCGCGAGCCGCGTCCCGCCGGGTTCCCGCTTCTCTTCACCAAGCACTGGCAACTGATCGAACCGGCAGTCGCCTATCTGCACGAGCACTCGATCCAGCGCGCGCACACCCCGGACACGCTCCGAACCTACGCCGAGATCCTCTACGACTGGTTCGAGACGCTCGAGCAGAACGATATCGCGTGGAACAGCGCGGACGCCGTCGACCTGGTCGCCTATCGCAACCGCATGATGACGCAGCCGAGCTCTCATACGGGCCGCCCCTACTGCACCACGACGATCAACCATCGAGTCCGCGGCGTCCTCAGGTTCTATGCCTGGGCTGTCCGGACGCACTGGCTGAGCGAGTCGCCACTGGCAGACAAGGCTGGTGACTTCGGCGTCGCGAGACGTCACCGTTCGACTCGCATGCGGTATGCACCGGACGGGGCCCGCAACCTGTTCGTACTGCGGCAGCACGAACCGCTGCCTCGGCCGCTCGTCTCCGAGCAGGCCCGCGAGTTGCTCGCAACGCTCTCCCCACCGTACGACCTGATGGCGCGCTGGCAGCTGTGCACCGGCCTGCGGGTCAGCGAACTGCTGCGCCTCAGCGTCACCGACATCGGCGAGCAACCTCCCCCGGCCGCCTCTCACCACACCATCGAGATTCTGCGCAAGGGCCGCAAGCCCGGCTACGTCGTCGCACCTGCGAGCCTGGTCGACGAGACCAACGGATATCGTTCCGGGCTCCGTCGTGCCTGGCTTCGCCGCGCACGCCGCAACGGACGAACGACTGACACCTCACCACTGTTCATCAACGCCCGCGGCGCCCCGGCTGGCAAGAACGCCTACCAGCGCGCCGTCAGTTCGGCCGGACAGGCTTGCGGTTTCAAGGCGACCACGCATCTGCTTCGCGCGACCTTCGCATGCATGCTGCTGGCACGGCTCGAACATCTGGCCAACGAGGGCGCCAACGTCAACCCGCTGGTCGTCGTCAAGATCCTGCTCGGCCACGAGCACGTCGAGACCACGGACCGGTACCTGCGCGCCATCGCCGTCGATGCCTGCGTGCTCAAGCGCGTCCTGGACACGCTGCTGTCGGGGGCGCAGGAACCATGA
- a CDS encoding helix-turn-helix transcriptional regulator produces MPRVSVPATTSADSPAATPSAALPDTGFLRQPQVLSFVPISKSTLWRRVHARTFPEPVKLSERVTVWRAEDIRRWIEQQGVAS; encoded by the coding sequence ATGCCCCGCGTTTCTGTTCCCGCCACCACATCGGCGGATTCCCCGGCCGCAACGCCCAGTGCTGCGCTGCCGGATACCGGCTTCCTGCGCCAGCCGCAGGTGCTGTCGTTCGTCCCCATCTCCAAGTCAACGCTGTGGCGACGCGTGCATGCGCGCACGTTTCCGGAGCCGGTGAAGCTGTCCGAGCGCGTGACCGTCTGGCGCGCCGAGGACATCCGCCGCTGGATCGAGCAGCAGGGGGTTGCGTCATGA
- a CDS encoding DUF1845 domain-containing protein translates to MANVEIVKVDQGGANARILAREAKVDFRRVEAASLKIATRFSSAEGKRMFVRMFNTLQLNMHFISVIARTRLDHDDIGRIETALRGRIDAATASLNEAIDGAEALFKAHGITSLASYDTVPLDVDVRVLSSISRRFLEVLVKLDQLMPLLQTLEIHEVVSAQAVDTQRAGLKRQVRDIANGARSFATGLRRRMNALDARATSPDDAEVPDDALGTAVGEAVDSTTTAPDGPADPPPTAGRDVELLPAPTAVAAVAE, encoded by the coding sequence ATGGCCAATGTCGAGATCGTGAAGGTGGACCAGGGCGGCGCCAACGCCCGCATCCTGGCCCGCGAAGCCAAGGTCGACTTCCGACGCGTCGAGGCGGCCAGCCTCAAGATCGCCACGCGGTTCAGCAGTGCCGAGGGCAAGCGGATGTTCGTTCGCATGTTCAACACCCTGCAGCTGAACATGCATTTCATCTCGGTCATCGCCCGCACCCGGCTCGACCACGACGACATCGGCAGGATCGAGACGGCGTTGCGCGGCAGGATCGATGCCGCCACCGCCAGCCTGAACGAGGCCATCGATGGCGCCGAGGCGCTGTTCAAGGCCCATGGCATCACCAGCCTGGCGTCCTACGACACGGTGCCGCTGGACGTGGACGTGCGCGTGCTGTCGTCGATCAGCCGCCGATTCCTGGAGGTGCTGGTCAAGCTCGACCAGCTGATGCCGCTGCTGCAGACGCTGGAGATCCACGAGGTGGTGTCGGCGCAGGCGGTGGACACGCAGCGTGCGGGGCTCAAGCGCCAGGTGCGCGACATCGCCAACGGCGCGCGCAGCTTCGCGACGGGCCTGCGGCGGCGCATGAACGCGCTCGATGCCCGCGCCACGTCGCCCGACGATGCCGAAGTTCCTGACGACGCGCTCGGTACCGCCGTCGGCGAAGCCGTCGATTCGACGACCACGGCACCAGACGGACCCGCAGATCCCCCACCGACAGCGGGCCGCGACGTGGAGCTGCTGCCTGCGCCAACGGCAGTCGCTGCGGTGGCGGAGTAG
- a CDS encoding ATP-binding protein — MKIQVRINEEGALRNQRHAFSNRFTLVSELLQNARRAGARLIRIDHDPQARILTVQDDGHGLDDFQKLLSFHESGWDADTCTQERPFGVGFSKCLYAASRCVVASGRRRVDIDTAAALAKALVEVEECALGDAVAGTRVELHGVDLPDLAQRVEELCAGFSVPVWFNGEPLQRAMAEAHLATQASAIGAVHLAGTRDGRYTHDTWVFLQGFCVLRPAWSTREDVNVVHLDSRQFMARLPDRDRLIDEDVQRQRIDTELKACWRRTLEVAKTELPPRYFIDTYYGVMRGWGHLDLLNDLGTLPADLFSLVSGYPVQVEHGERDYLTPVPTAPLREAIESGAVQLVALDAVGDENAPRWMMARARGWLVFDWIGVHADHWVMRHVRFLEEEGQRVTPVGGKGWGGAQNADCSGFTVAQLQTLNFAAMDLSEFYASLVPTLPNVNALQAGSASRVPTCYYGQGKCQ; from the coding sequence ATGAAGATCCAAGTCCGAATCAACGAAGAAGGCGCGCTGCGCAACCAGCGCCATGCCTTCAGCAACCGGTTCACCCTGGTGTCCGAGCTGCTGCAGAACGCGCGCCGTGCCGGCGCCCGCCTGATCCGGATCGACCACGATCCGCAGGCACGGATCCTGACCGTGCAGGACGACGGCCACGGCCTGGACGACTTCCAGAAGCTGCTCAGCTTCCACGAGTCGGGCTGGGACGCCGACACCTGCACGCAGGAGCGCCCCTTCGGCGTCGGGTTCTCGAAGTGCCTGTACGCCGCCTCGCGCTGCGTGGTGGCCTCGGGCCGGCGCCGCGTCGACATCGACACCGCGGCCGCACTGGCCAAGGCACTGGTCGAGGTCGAGGAGTGCGCCCTGGGTGACGCGGTGGCAGGCACCCGAGTCGAGCTGCACGGCGTCGACCTGCCGGACCTTGCGCAGCGCGTCGAGGAACTGTGCGCCGGGTTTTCGGTGCCGGTGTGGTTCAACGGCGAGCCGCTCCAGCGCGCCATGGCCGAGGCCCACCTGGCCACCCAGGCCAGCGCCATCGGCGCCGTGCACCTCGCGGGCACGCGCGACGGCCGGTACACCCACGACACCTGGGTATTCCTGCAGGGTTTCTGCGTGCTGCGGCCGGCCTGGTCCACACGCGAGGACGTGAACGTCGTGCACCTGGACTCGCGCCAGTTCATGGCGCGCCTGCCGGACCGCGACCGCCTGATCGACGAGGACGTGCAGCGCCAGCGCATCGACACCGAGCTGAAGGCCTGCTGGCGGCGCACGCTGGAAGTCGCCAAGACCGAGCTGCCGCCGCGCTACTTCATCGACACCTACTACGGCGTCATGCGCGGCTGGGGCCACCTCGACCTGCTGAACGACCTCGGCACCTTGCCGGCGGATCTGTTCAGCCTGGTCTCGGGCTACCCGGTGCAGGTTGAGCATGGCGAGCGCGACTACCTGACGCCGGTGCCGACCGCGCCTTTGCGCGAGGCCATCGAGTCGGGTGCCGTGCAGCTGGTGGCCCTGGACGCCGTGGGCGACGAGAACGCGCCGCGCTGGATGATGGCGCGCGCCCGCGGGTGGCTGGTGTTCGACTGGATCGGCGTGCATGCCGACCACTGGGTGATGCGCCACGTCCGCTTCCTGGAGGAGGAGGGTCAGCGCGTGACGCCGGTGGGCGGCAAGGGCTGGGGCGGCGCGCAGAACGCCGACTGCTCCGGCTTCACCGTCGCGCAACTGCAGACGCTCAACTTCGCTGCGATGGACCTGTCGGAGTTCTACGCGTCGCTGGTGCCGACCCTGCCGAACGTCAACGCGCTGCAGGCCGGCAGCGCGAGCCGCGTGCCCACCTGCTACTACGGCCAGGGGAAGTGCCAATGA